In the Nocardioides marmotae genome, CTGGCCAACAGCAGCGACTGCACGATCGGCCAGCTGATGCTCGACGAGGACCGCGCCGACGGGTCGCCGATCACCGTCAGCGGGCTGGTCACCTCGGTGCAGCGCAAGATCACCAAGCGCGGCGACGCGTGGGCGATGATCACGCTGGAGGACCTCGACGGCGCCATCGACGTGCTGTTGTTCCCCAGCGCCTACCAGCTGGCCAGCACCTACCTGACCGAGGACGCCATCCTCACCGTCAAGGGCCGGCTCTCGCGCAGCAAGGACCAGCCCGAGCTGCACGGCCAGGAGGTCACGGTCCCCGACATCTCCGACGGGCCCTCGGGCCCCGTGGTGATCAAGGTGCCCCAGACACGTGTGAACTCCGACGTCGTCGCTCACCTGAAGGACGTGCTCTCCACCCATCCCGGCGTGACCGAGGTGCACCTGCGCGTGCTCATGCGCGACAAGACCCTCGTCATGCGGATCGGCGACCACCACCGGGTGACGCCGAGCCCGGCGCTGTTCGCCGACCTCAAGCAGCTGCTGGGCCCCGGGTGTCTCACCAGCTGACGCCACCCCACGGGCCCCGCCGGGTGTCGCGCTCCCCACGCGGGGGCGCGCTCCGGGTCGCCCTCGAGGCGCTCGCGGTCGTCGCGCTGCTCGTGGTCGCCGGGGTGGTCGCGGCCGGCATCTGGTTCCAGGTGTGGTCGCCGGTCACCGGCGTCGTCCGCGACGGCCAGTGGTTCACCGACGAGGACGGCCTGCGCAGCACCTTCGCCGGGACCGGGTGGTACGTCGTGGTCGCCGCGGCCACCAGCCTCGTGGTCGGTGCGGTGGCGGCGTACGTCTTCGACCGCTCCGAGCTGGTCACCCTGGCCGCCGTCGTGGTGGGCGCCTCCCTCGGCGGCTACGTGATGCTCCGCCTGGGGCTGTCGTGGAGCCCCGCCGACCCCGAGGTGCTCGCCCGCACCGCCGCCGACGGCACCGAGCTCGACGGCGCGCTCGAGGTCGACCTGCCGCACGCCTGGCTCACCTTCCCCTGCGGCGCGCTGATCGGGATGGCCGTCGTCTTCCTCGTCACCACCAAGCGCTCGGGGCCCCGCGGCCCCGAGTCCCTGGAGATCTGAGTCCCTGGACCCCTGAGCCCCGCGCGGCGGGGCCCTCAGCGGGCGATCGGCGCGACCGTCGCGGAGGTGACGGCGACGAGGTCGGCCGGCGCGAGGCCGAGGTCGAGCCCGCGCCGGCCGCCGGAGACGTAGACCGTCGGGTGGTCGAGCGCGCTGGCGTCGACGACGGTGGGGTGGGCCCGCTTCTGGCCGACCGGGGAGATGCCGCCGGCGACGTACCCGGTGGCCCGCTCGGCCGCGGCGACCTCCGCCATCGCGGCCTTGCTGCCGCCGAGCGCCCGGGCGAGTGCCTTGAGGTCCAGCTGCCGGTCGACCGGGACGATGCCGACGACGAGCGCGCCGTCGAGGTTCGCCATCAGTGTCTTGAACACGCACGCCGGCTCCAGGCCGAGCGCCTCCGCGGCCTCCAGGCCGAAGGACGCGGCGCGGGGGTCGTGGTCGTACTCGTGGGTGGTGAACGCGATCCCGGCCGCGCTCAGCGCGACGGTCGCGGGGGTGCCGCCGGCGCGCGCTGCCTTCTTCTTGGCCATGGTCTCTCCTCCCGGCGGTCGTGGTTGCGCTCGGCGCGCCCCTCGCCGGATCTCGTCACGCTCGCGCGACCTCGTTCCTCGCGTGCGCGTGGACGCGTCCCTCACCGGATCTCGACACGCTCGCGCGACCTCGTCCCTCGGTCGCGTCGCTTGCTCGATCTTCGCGCACGACGCGCCCGCTCGTCCCTCGCGTGCGCTGTGCGCTTGCTCGATCTTCGCGCACGACGCGCTCGCTCGTTCCTCGCGTGCGCTGTGCTCTCAGTTGGGCGACCAGCGGGTGCGGGCGACGTCGGTGGCGGGCAGGGAGGGGATCACGTTCATCGCGCGCAGCTCGGTGCGCAGCAGGTCGGTGACGAGCACCAGCCGCTCCTCGGCGTCCTCGGCCTCGAGCAGCATCTGCCGCTCGGGCATCGGCAGGGGAGCGCAGGCCGCCAGCGTCCAGGAGAGGTACGACGCGTCGCGCGGCAGCGTGCCGTCGTAGGGGTCCGTGCGGATCTCGGCCAGCGCCGCCCGGTAGGCCACGAAGGTCGCGCGTGCCTGCTCGAGCAGCCCCTCGGGCACCGGACGGACCGGCTCGGGCCGGTCGTGGACGTGCCCGACGGGGAACAGCCCGGTGGTGTCGAGCCGCTCCAGCTCGATGCGGTCCAGCCCGACGGCGACGATGTCGAAGGAGCCGTCGGGGTGCGGCTCGACCTCGGTCATCTGCACCCGCACGCCGATCCGGTGCAGCGACTGCGCGCCGTGGTCGCCGACCTCGTAGCCCTCGCGGATCGCGACCGAGCCGAAGACCCGCTCGGCGGGGTCCTCGACACGCAGCAGGTGGTGCACCATCGCGCGGTAGCGGTCCTCGAAGACGGTCAGCGGCACGCTGACGCCGGGGAAGAGCACCGCGTTGAGCGGGAACAGCGGCAGCGTGTCGGTCACGGCACCAACCTAGTCCGCGGCACCGGTGCGTCCGGCCAGCGTCACCGGTTCGGGACGGCGGCAGCGGCGAACGTAGGATCGGCGCCATGATCCGCCGCATCGACCTGCGCGGGACCACGGGTCCCGTCGACTACCGCGACGTCGTCCCCCGGGCCGACTTCGACGTCGAGGCTGCGGTGCCCGCGGTGCATGCCATCTGCGAGGCGGTGCGCACCCGCGGCGTCGACGCGATCAAGGAGTACGCCCGCACCTTCGATGGTGTGGAGCTCGACGAGCTCCGCGTCCCCGCCGGGGCGACCACCGCGGCGCTCGAGCGGCTCGACCCCGCCATCCGCGCCGCGCTGGAGGAGTCGATCCGGCGCCTGCGCGCGACCTGCACGGCCGAGCTCGAGCACGACGCGGTCACCGACCTCGGTCCGGGCGCCCGCGTCACGCACCGCAAGGTCCCGATCCGCCGCGTCGGCCTCTACGTGCCCGGCGGCCTGGCACCGCTGGTCTCCAGCGTGCTGATGAACGTCGTGCCCGCCCAGGTCGCCGGCGTGGAGTCGATCGCGCTGGCCTCGCCGCCGCAGAAGGACTTCGGTGGCCAGGTGCACCCCACGATCCTGGCGGCGTGCGCGCTGCTCGGCGTGGAGGAGGTGTACGCCGTCGGCGGCGCCCAGGCCATCGCGATGTTCGCCTACGGCACCGGCCCGTGCGAGCGGGTCGACCTGGTCACCGGTCCGGGGAACATCTACACCGTCACCGCCAAGCGGCTGCTCAAGGGCCTGGTGGGCATCGACTCCGAGGCCGGTCCCACCGAGATCGCGGTCCTCGCCGACGACACCGCCGACGCGGCGTACGTCGCCGCCGACCTGGTCAGCCAGGCCGAGCACGACCCGCTGGCCGGCTCGGTGCTGGTCACCCCGTCCGAGCGGCTGGCCGCCGACGTCGAGGCCGAGCTGGAGAAGCAGGTCTACGCCACCAAGCACACCGAGCGGATCCGCACCGCGCTGACCGGCCCGCAGTCCGGCGTCGTGCTGGTCTCCGACCTCGAGCAGGGCCTCGAGGTGGTCAACGCCTACGCCGCCGAGCACCTCGAGATCCACACCGAGGACGCCGCCGCCTGGGCCGCCCGGGTCCGCAACGCCGGCGCGATCTTCGTCGGCCCGCACGCCCCGGTCAGCCTCGGCGACTACTGCGCCGGCTCCAACCACGTGCTGCCGACCGGCGGCTGCGCCTGCCACTCCTCGGGTCTCTCGGTGCGCGCGTTCACCAAGTCGGTGCACGTCGTGGACTACTCCCGCGAGGCGCTCGCCGAGGTCGCCGACCACGTGGTGACCCTCGCCGAGGCCGAGGACCTGCCGGGCCACGGCGCCGCGGTGCGCGTCCGCTTCGGGGGCTGATCGCGTCGTGTTCCCCCCGATCCGGGAGGAGCTGCGCGGCCTCGAGCCGTACGGCGCCCCCCAGCTGGACGTGCCGGTCCAGCTCAACACCAACGAGAACCCCTACGGCCCCTCCGAGGCCTGCGTCGCCGACATCGCGGCGTCGGTCGCGGAGGCCGCGCGGGGGCTGCACCGCTACCCCGACCGCGAGCACGTCGCGCTGCGCACCGCGCTGGCCGAGTACCTCGCGCGCGACACCCCGCACGGGATCGCGGTCGAGCAGGTGTGGGCGGCCAACGGCTCCAACGAGGTCATGCTGCAGCTGCTGCAGGCCTTCGGCGGTCCGGGCCGTTCGGCGCTGAGCTTCGCGCCGACGTACTCGATGTATCCGGAGTACGCCCGCGACACCTCCACCACCTGGGTCCAGGGGCGGCGCGAGGACGACTTCTCCCTCGACCTCGACGCGGCCGCGGCGCTGGTGCGCGAGCACCGGCCGAGCGTGGTGCTGCTGCCTTCGCCGAACAACCCGACCGGCACGGCGCTGCCGCCCGAGGCGGTCACCGTGCTGTGCGAGGCGGCGGCGGCCTACGAGCCGCAGGGCCTGGTCGTGGTCGACGAGGCGTACGGCGAGTTCCGCCGCGCCGGCGTCCCGAGCGCGCTCGAGCTGCTCCCGGTCCACCGCAACCTGGTCGTCACGCGGACGATGAGCAAGGCGTTCGCCGCCGCCGGCCTGCGGCTGGGCTACCTCGCGGCCGACCCGGCGATCTGCGACGCGATCCGCGTGGTGCGACTGCCCTACCACCTCTCCTCGGTCACCCAGGCCGCCGCCGTCGCGGCGCTGCGGCACGCCCCGGAGCTGCTCGGCAAGGTCGACGAGCTGCGCGCCGAGCGCGACCGCACGGTGGCCTGGCTGCGCGAACAGGGACTCCAGGTCGCCGAGAGCGACGCCAACTTCGCCCTGTTCGGCACCTTCGCCGACCGGCATGCTGTCTGGCAGGGCCTGCTGGACCGGGGGGTGCTCGTCCGCGAGGTCGGCCCGCCGGGCTGGCTGCGGGTCTCGATCGGAACAGCCGGGGAGATGGATGCGTTCCGTGGAGCGTTGAGCCAGGTCATGGACACCGAAGCAGGGAAGGGGACGGACCGATGAGCCGTACCGCACGCATCGAGCGGCAGACCAGCGAGTCCAAGGTGCTCGTCGAGGTCGACCTCGACGGCAGCGGCCGCCACGACGTCTCGACCGGGATCGGGTTCTACGACCACATGCTCACCGCGTTCGCGCGGCACAGCCTGGTCGACCTGACCGTGCAGTCCGAGGGCGACCACTGGATCGACGCCCACCACACCACCGAGGACACCGCGATCGCGCTGGGCCAGGCGCTGCGCCAGGCGCTGGGCGACAAGGTCGGCATCCGGCGGTTCGGCGACGCCACGGTGCCGCTGGACGAGGCGCTCGTCCACGCCGTCGTCGACGTCTCGGGCCGGCCCTACTGCGTGCACACCGGCGAGCCGGAGGGGCAGCAGTACGTCCAGCTCGGTGGCAGCACCCCGGCCTACCTGGGCTCGCTGACCCAGCACGTCTTCGAGTCGATCGCCTTCCACGGCCACTTCGCCCTGCACGTGCGCGTCCTCGCCGGCCGCGAGCCGCACCACATCGTGGAGACCCAGTTCAAGGCGTTCGCCCGCGCCTTCCGCGACGCGGTCGCCTTCGACCCCCGCGAGACGGGCATCCCCTCGACCAAGGGGGCGCTGTGATCACCCCGCGACGTTCCCCGGCTCCTCCGCTGCGCTCCTCCGCCGGACGACGCCGCGGGGACCCCGATCCCGCGGGGTCGATGTGACTGCGAAGGTCGCGGTCCTCGACTACGGCTCGGGCAACCTGCGCTCCGCGGTGCGCGCGGTCGAGCGGGCCGGCGCCGAGGTCGAGCTGACCTCGGACTTCGACACCTGCCTGGCCGCGGACGGCCTGCTCGTGCCGGGCGTCGGGGCGTTCGCGGCGTGCATGGAGGGCCTGCGCGCGATCAAGGGCGACCGGCTCATCGGTCGCCGGCTCGCCGGCGGGCGCCCGATCCTCGGCATCTGCGTCGGGATGCAGATCCTCTTCGGCCGCGGGGTCGAGCACGGCGTGGAGACCGACGGTTGCGACGAGTGGCCGGGCGTGGTCGAGCGGCTCCAGGCGCCGGTCGTCCCGCACATGGGCTGGAACACCGTCGAGGTCCCCGAGGGCTCCACGCTCTTCGCGGGCATCGAGGAGGAGCGGTTCTACTTCGTGCACTCCTACGGCGTCCGCGACTGGGAGCTGGTCACCAACAACCGCACGCGCGCGCCGCTGGTGACCTGGGCCGAGCACGGTGGCGACCGGTTCGTCGCGGCCGTCGAGAACGGCCCGCTCACCGCGACCCAGTTCCACCCGGAGAAGTCCGGCGACGCGGGCGCGGCGCTGTTCCGCAACTGGGTCGCCTCCCTGTGAGCGCCGACCGGTGAACGTCCGGTGAGCCCCCGGTGAGCCCCCGATGAGCCCCCGATGAGCAAGGAGCGGGCCCGGCGTCGCGAGGAGCGGCAGCGCGAGGCCGCGGTCCTCACGGCGGCCCGCGCGGCCGAGGCCGAGCGTCGCGAGCGCCGCGACGCGCGCGTCCGGGCGATGACCTCGCGCCTGCCCGCGCGGCGGACCCGTCCGACCGGGATCCTCGCCGCGCGGCGCCGCCGTCAGTGGCAGTGGCTGCTCGCCGGCCTGCTGGTCGCCAACGTCGCGGTCTGGGTCTTCGTGCCGGAGTGGTCGGCCCGGCTGGGCGCGCTCGTGGTCTCGGTGCTCGCCGCGCCCGTCCTGTTCACCCTGCTGTTCCGACGCTGAGCACCTCCGGAGCCCAGCGCCCGTCCCCACCTTGGAAGCGAGAACCATGTCCCACCTCCAGCTGCTGCCCGCCGTCGACATCACCGAGGGCCGCGCCGTCCAGCTCGCCCAGGGCGTCGCCGGCTCCGAGCGCGTGTACGGCGACCCGGTCGCGGCCGCGCGCCGGTGGCAGGACGCCGGGTCGGAGTGGCTGCACCTGGTCGACCTCGACGCGGCGTTCGGGCGCGGCTCGAACCGCGAGCTGCAGGCCGAGATCGTCGGCGCGCTCGACATCGACGTGGAGATGAGCGGCGGCATCCGCGACGACGAGTCGCTGGAGGCGGCGCTGGCCACCGGCTGCCGGCGGGTCAACATCGGCACCGCCGCACTGGAGAACCCGGCGTGGTGCGCGCGGATCATCGCCGAGCATGGCGACCGGATCGCGATCGGCCTCGACGTCCGGGGCACCACCCTGGCCGCCCGCGGCTGGACCAAGGACGGCGGCGACCTCTACGAGACCCTCGCCCGCCTCGACGCCGAGGGCTGCGCGCGCTACGTCGTCACCGACGTGAACAAGGACGGCATGCTCCAGGGCCCCAACCTCCAGCTGCTGCGCGACGTCTGCGCCGCCACGGACCGCCCGGTCATCGCCTCGGGCGGGGTGAGCACGCTCGACGACATCCGCGCGCTGATGGACCTCGTGCCCGTCGGCGTGGAGGGCGCGATCGCCGGCACCGCGCTCTACGAGGGCCGGTTCACCCTCGAGGACGCGCTCGCCCTGACCCGCGGCGGGGCGTCGTGACGCTCGCGGTCCGGGTCATCCCGTGCCTGGACGTCGACGGCGGTCGGGTGGTCAAGGGCATCAACTTCCAGGACCTGCGTGACGCCGGTGACCCGGTCGAGCTGGCCAAGGTCTACGACGCCGAGGGCGCCGACGAGCTGACCTTCCTCGACATCTCCGCCTCCCACGAGGGCCGCTCGACCACGATGGAGATCGTCTCGGCCACTGCCGAGCAGGTCTTCATCCCGCTCACGGTCGGCGGCGGTGTCGCCTCGGTCGCCGA is a window encoding:
- a CDS encoding histidinol-phosphate transaminase produces the protein MFPPIREELRGLEPYGAPQLDVPVQLNTNENPYGPSEACVADIAASVAEAARGLHRYPDREHVALRTALAEYLARDTPHGIAVEQVWAANGSNEVMLQLLQAFGGPGRSALSFAPTYSMYPEYARDTSTTWVQGRREDDFSLDLDAAAALVREHRPSVVLLPSPNNPTGTALPPEAVTVLCEAAAAYEPQGLVVVDEAYGEFRRAGVPSALELLPVHRNLVVTRTMSKAFAAAGLRLGYLAADPAICDAIRVVRLPYHLSSVTQAAAVAALRHAPELLGKVDELRAERDRTVAWLREQGLQVAESDANFALFGTFADRHAVWQGLLDRGVLVREVGPPGWLRVSIGTAGEMDAFRGALSQVMDTEAGKGTDR
- the hisB gene encoding imidazoleglycerol-phosphate dehydratase HisB, with product MSRTARIERQTSESKVLVEVDLDGSGRHDVSTGIGFYDHMLTAFARHSLVDLTVQSEGDHWIDAHHTTEDTAIALGQALRQALGDKVGIRRFGDATVPLDEALVHAVVDVSGRPYCVHTGEPEGQQYVQLGGSTPAYLGSLTQHVFESIAFHGHFALHVRVLAGREPHHIVETQFKAFARAFRDAVAFDPRETGIPSTKGAL
- the hisH gene encoding imidazole glycerol phosphate synthase subunit HisH, whose amino-acid sequence is MTAKVAVLDYGSGNLRSAVRAVERAGAEVELTSDFDTCLAADGLLVPGVGAFAACMEGLRAIKGDRLIGRRLAGGRPILGICVGMQILFGRGVEHGVETDGCDEWPGVVERLQAPVVPHMGWNTVEVPEGSTLFAGIEEERFYFVHSYGVRDWELVTNNRTRAPLVTWAEHGGDRFVAAVENGPLTATQFHPEKSGDAGAALFRNWVASL
- the ybaK gene encoding Cys-tRNA(Pro) deacylase, whose protein sequence is MAKKKAARAGGTPATVALSAAGIAFTTHEYDHDPRAASFGLEAAEALGLEPACVFKTLMANLDGALVVGIVPVDRQLDLKALARALGGSKAAMAEVAAAERATGYVAGGISPVGQKRAHPTVVDASALDHPTVYVSGGRRGLDLGLAPADLVAVTSATVAPIAR
- the hisD gene encoding histidinol dehydrogenase encodes the protein MIRRIDLRGTTGPVDYRDVVPRADFDVEAAVPAVHAICEAVRTRGVDAIKEYARTFDGVELDELRVPAGATTAALERLDPAIRAALEESIRRLRATCTAELEHDAVTDLGPGARVTHRKVPIRRVGLYVPGGLAPLVSSVLMNVVPAQVAGVESIALASPPQKDFGGQVHPTILAACALLGVEEVYAVGGAQAIAMFAYGTGPCERVDLVTGPGNIYTVTAKRLLKGLVGIDSEAGPTEIAVLADDTADAAYVAADLVSQAEHDPLAGSVLVTPSERLAADVEAELEKQVYATKHTERIRTALTGPQSGVVLVSDLEQGLEVVNAYAAEHLEIHTEDAAAWAARVRNAGAIFVGPHAPVSLGDYCAGSNHVLPTGGCACHSSGLSVRAFTKSVHVVDYSREALAEVADHVVTLAEAEDLPGHGAAVRVRFGG
- the priA gene encoding bifunctional 1-(5-phosphoribosyl)-5-((5-phosphoribosylamino)methylideneamino)imidazole-4-carboxamide isomerase/phosphoribosylanthranilate isomerase PriA; protein product: MSHLQLLPAVDITEGRAVQLAQGVAGSERVYGDPVAAARRWQDAGSEWLHLVDLDAAFGRGSNRELQAEIVGALDIDVEMSGGIRDDESLEAALATGCRRVNIGTAALENPAWCARIIAEHGDRIAIGLDVRGTTLAARGWTKDGGDLYETLARLDAEGCARYVVTDVNKDGMLQGPNLQLLRDVCAATDRPVIASGGVSTLDDIRALMDLVPVGVEGAIAGTALYEGRFTLEDALALTRGGAS
- a CDS encoding LON peptidase substrate-binding domain-containing protein, translated to MTDTLPLFPLNAVLFPGVSVPLTVFEDRYRAMVHHLLRVEDPAERVFGSVAIREGYEVGDHGAQSLHRIGVRVQMTEVEPHPDGSFDIVAVGLDRIELERLDTTGLFPVGHVHDRPEPVRPVPEGLLEQARATFVAYRAALAEIRTDPYDGTLPRDASYLSWTLAACAPLPMPERQMLLEAEDAEERLVLVTDLLRTELRAMNVIPSLPATDVARTRWSPN